ACTGCCTGGATGAGCAGTCTGACCCAGCTAACGTGGGCCTAGGAGCTGGCCCAGacccaaaagcagcagcagcagtgacacaggGGCTGGAGTACCTGCATGTTAAACCTGAAGGCTCGGTTGGCCTCCTCCACGATCCTTTCCTTGGTGTTCTTGTCCAAATCCAGAGCATTCATCCTGGCTCTGTAGAGCTGCTTAAACTGCTGTGCATTGGAAATGTTCTCAAACATGTAGAATTGGATCCCTTCTTCAGTACTGGGCAACTTCAAGGCCCTCTGGGCTACCTTCTTCAGCACTTGGCCACCCGAGAGGTCCCCCATGTAGCGTGTGTAAGCATGAGCCACTAGCAGCTCTGGCTCGTGCTGTCCCACGTGATGGATTCTGTCCACGTAGTGCTGAGTGGCCTCTGAACACTGGATCTTCTCTTTCCAGTCTTCTCCATAGAAATACCTCAGGTCTCTGGCCAGGGCTTCTCTCCGGTGCAGCTCCAGGGGGAAATAGAGAGGAGCAAACACTGGGTTGTCCTTGTTGCgatccatctcctcctccagagCAGAGTAGGTGAAGTGCAGGGCCACTGTGgccagctgcagagagagcagagaaagcatGAGAGGAGGTGTTCATGAGAGGAGCACACTGCTCCTTGTGACCATGACCCCTGACCAGGGGGTGAGGACAAACAAGGAGGGAACCCCCAGGCCTGACACAAACCAGCCTGGAGAACCCACACCCAGCACGGACCACATGAAGGATCAGAGGCTCTTCTTTACCTTCATTCATCACAACATCTACACAGCACCAAAGATTGTGCCAGCTGCATGCTCTGGGCCTCCTCTTACCTTGAGAGCAAGGCACAGGGACAAATTTCATCCAAAAGGTACAACTAGCACCAGCAGCCTTGTGCTGTAGGAAACTACTGTATATGCCAAGACCTTTGGGATCAGACCCTGCTCACATGGGCTGATCACACCACCTCTTTTATTTAGAAGAGGCAGCAATCCTAACAGGCCTCTGGAAAAAAGCCCAATCTGAAACAGGGTAGAATAAGTGCTGTAATCTCACCAGGATTCTACTCCTGAACAGTTTCTGGCATCAGCATCTGTGCTGCAGCCACATCTGCCTTGGGTGGCCAGAAGCATTTCATCTGATCAGACCTGTGCTGGGGAACCAAGTTCCTCACCCTGCTGTGTCCCCCCTGTGGGACACACCAGGCAGAAGCCCCAGACAAGGGCTCTCCCATAGCTCTGATGATGCCACCCAGACACTGGCTTGTCCCCATGCCGTGCACAGAGCTGCAAGGCTCTGTCTCcaaggctgcagcagccccgAGCTGTGccaaagagcagctctgccatgggagcagaggagcactCACCTTGAAGAGCTCCTTCTTGATCCGTCCCTTCAGGAAGTCTTTGACAAACTGAGTGTTCTCTGCTCGGTCGTGGGATTCCTTGGTCCCCTccttcagcagctcagagaggtctgtggggctgcagggagagaggagagctCTGGTCACCCCCTCCCACACACTGAGTGGAGTTGGTTCCTGCTCTGTTTGGAGGGATCCCTCCATTCCCCACCACCTCAGGCCCAGTTTGGAGAAGGTACAAGGAGGGATCCCTGAAGGCAGCACcaccaggaggaagcagcagggtggaagcagccaggagctccTTCCTCTGGTGTGGATGTCCACGTGCCAACCAGAGCTGCCAGTTTGGGAGGGTTGGAGATcaccaggatgctgaagcaattGCCAAGGATCCTGATCCCTGCACTGTTACTTTTGCTTCTTATCCACGAGAGGCCCAACAGTACCAGAAAAAGGCCTGGAGCCTGTGAGGAGCAACTGCTGGAGCAGGGTCAAGGGCACGGGGTCCTCAGTGGTATTCTCCTTTTGCACACTGGAAAATGGCTCAGGAAAATGGCAAACACAGGCAGGACCTCAGCTTCTCTGACTTGGGTATCAAGTGCAGGGGATGACATGAGAGTCaaatggcagagcagggcaagaACATCCTTCAGAAGTTAATTTATCCTGAGACACATTggctttctaaaaaaatattattttaggtTACAGCCACTGGACCTGCCTGGAGCTCAGCACAGAGTTATCAACATGCAGACTCACTCAGAACTGTGCCAGAGCACACCTTGCAGTTTGTATGACTGGcttgctgcagagagcagggtcCTGTCAGCTGCAAGGACAGACTTTGAACACTCCAGAGCCACTGAATGCCTGAACATTGCAGCCAGCAGGCAGACA
The Calypte anna isolate BGI_N300 chromosome 14, bCalAnn1_v1.p, whole genome shotgun sequence DNA segment above includes these coding regions:
- the HMOX2 gene encoding heme oxygenase 2 isoform X2; protein product: MPSAMEGPEGAEEGEILRYEEAEDDSASPTDLSELLKEGTKESHDRAENTQFVKDFLKGRIKKELFKLATVALHFTYSALEEEMDRNKDNPVFAPLYFPLELHRREALARDLRYFYGEDWKEKIQCSEATQHYVDRIHHVGQHEPELLVAHAYTRYMGDLSGGQVLKKVAQRALKLPSTEEGIQFYMFENISNAQQFKQLYRARMNALDLDKNTKERIVEEANRAFRFNMQVFDELDKIGKSLTEEAQDGGFPVHDGKGDIRKCPYYADKLGKAGPGCPYHTAVALAKQPLVQLILVSCMAVVAGAAAWYLL
- the HMOX2 gene encoding heme oxygenase 2 isoform X1, with amino-acid sequence MPSAMEGPEGAEEGEILRYEEAEDDSASPTDLSELLKEGTKESHDRAENTQFVKDFLKGRIKKELFKLATVALHFTYSALEEEMDRNKDNPVFAPLYFPLELHRREALARDLRYFYGEDWKEKIQCSEATQHYVDRIHHVGQHEPELLVAHAYTRYMGDLSGGQVLKKVAQRALKLPSTEEGIQFYMFENISNAQQFKQLYRARMNALDLDKNTKERIVEEANRAFRFNMQVFDELDKIGKSLTEEAQDGGFPVHDGKGDIRKCPYYADKLAGKAGPGCPYHTAVALAKQPLVQLILVSCMAVVAGAAAWYLL